The proteins below come from a single Saimiri boliviensis isolate mSaiBol1 chromosome 16, mSaiBol1.pri, whole genome shotgun sequence genomic window:
- the ATP12A gene encoding potassium-transporting ATPase alpha chain 2 — protein sequence MRQKRSEIYSVELSGTKDIVRTDQGDDKEKYRGLKSNRLERKKKNHEEEFQKELQLDDHKLSNRELEKKYGTNIVTGLSSTRAAELLARDGPNSLTPPKQTPEIVKFLKQMVGGFSILLWVGAFLCWIAYGIQYSSDKSASLNNVYLGSVLVLVVILTGIFAYYQEAKSTNIMSSFNKMIPQQALVIRDSEKKTIPAEQLVVGDIVEVKGGDQIPADIRVLSSQGCRVDNSSLTGESEPQPRSSEFTHENPLETKNICFYSTTCLEGTVTGMVINTGDRTIIGHIASLASGVGNEKTPIAIEIEHFVHIVAGVAVSIGILFFIIAVSLKYRVLDSVIFLIGIIVANVPEGLLATVTVTLSLTAKRMAKKNCLVKSPEAVETLGSTSIICSDKTGTLTQNRMTVAHLWFDNQIFVADTSEDHSNQVFDQSSSTWASLSKIITLCNRAEFKPGQENVPIMKKAVIGDASETALLKFSEVILGDVMEIRKRNRKVVEIPFNSTNKFQLSIHETDDPHDKRFLMVMKGAPERILEKCSTIMINGEEHPLDKSTAKAFHTAYMELGGLGERVLGFCHLYLPADEFPETYSFDIDAMNFPTSNLCFVGLLSMIDPPRSTVPDAVTKCRSAGIKVIMVTGDHPITAKAIAKSVGIISANSETVEDIAHRLSIPVEQVHQRDAKAAVVTGMELKDMSSEQLDEILANYQEIVFARTSPQQKLIIVEGCQRQDAVVAVTGDGVNDSPALKKADIGIAMGIAGSDAAKNAADMVLLDDNFASIVTGVEEGRLIFDNLKKTIAYTLTKNIAELCPFLIYIIAGLPLPIGTITILFIDLGTDIIPSIALAYEKAESDIMNRKPRHKKKDRLVNEQLAVYSYLHIGLMQALGAFLLYFTVYAQEGFLPHTLINLRVEWESDNVNDLEDHYGQEWTRYQREYLEWTGYTAFFVGILVQQIADLIIRKTRRNSIFQQGLFRNKVIWVGIASQIVIGLILSYGLGSITALNFTMLRAQYWFVAVPHAILIWVYDEVRKLFIRLYPGSWWDKNMYY from the exons GATGACCACAAGCTCAGCAACAGGGAACTGGAAAAGAAATATGGCACAAACATTGTTACG GGTCTCTCCAGCACCAGAGCGGCTGAGCTCCTGGCACGGGATGGGCCCAACTCCCTCACCCCTCCCAAGCAGACACCTGAGATCGTCAAGTTCCTCAAGCAGATGGTCGGGGGCTTCTCAATCCTCCTGTGGGTGGGCGCCTTTCTCTGCTGGATTGCATATGGGATTCAGTACTCCAGCGACAAGTCTGCGTCCCTGAACAAC GTGTACTTGGGTTCTGTCCTTGTCCTGGTGGTCATTTTGACAGGGATCTTTGCTTATTACCAAGAGGCAAAAAGCACCAACATCATGTCCAGCTTCAATAAGATGATCCCTCAG CAAGCTCTCGTCATCCGAGATTCCGAGAAGAAGACAATCCCTGCAGAGCAGCTGGTGGTGGGGGACATCGTGGAGGTCAAAGGAGGGGACCAGATCCCCGCAGATATCAGGGTGCTGTCCTCTCAGGGGTGTCGG GTGGATAACTCGTCTCTCACGGGGGAGTCTGAGCCCCAGCCCCGCTCCTCGGAGTTTACCCATGAAAACCCCCTGGAAACAAAGAACATCTGCTTCTATTCCACAACCTGCCTGGAAG GCACTGTCACCGGCATGGTCATCAACACGGGTGACCGCACCATCATTGGCCATATTGCTTCATTGGCCTCAGGAGTTGGGAATGAGAAGACGCCCATTGCCATTGAGATCGAGCACTTTGTTCATATTGTGGCAGGAGTGGCCGTCTCCATCGGCATCCTTTTCTTCATCATCGCAGTGTCCCTGAAGTATCGAGTCCTGGACTCCGTCATCTTCCTCATTGGCATCATTGTGGCCAATGTGCCCGAGGGCCTCCTGGCCACCGTCACT GTGACCCTGTCACTGACAGCAAAACGGATGGCCAAGAAGAACTGCCTGGTGAAGAGCCCGGAGGCCGTGGAGACCCTCGGCTCCACCTCCATCATCTGCTCGGACAAGACTGGGACGCTGACCCAGAACAGGATGACAGTGGCCCATCTGTGGTTCGACAACCAGATCTTTGTGGCTGACACCAGCGAAGACCATTCAA acCAAGTCTTTGACCAAAGCTCTAGTACTTGGGCCTCCTTATCCAAGATAATAACATTGTGTAACCGAGCTGAGTTCAAGCCAGGACAGGAAAATGTCCCCATCATGAAG AAAGCTGTGATAGGAGATGCCTCGGAAACTGCTCTGTTAAAATTCTCAGAGGTCATTTTGGGTGATGTgatggaaattagaaaaagaaaccgCAAAGTAGTTGAAATCCCTTTTAACTCTACTAATAAATTTCAG CTCTCCATCCACGAGACGGATGACCCCCATGACAAGCGCTTCCTCATGGTGATGAAGGGGGCCCCTGAGCGCATCCTAGAGAAGTGCAGCACCATCATGATCAATGGCGAGGAGCACCCGCTGGACAAGAGCACCGCCAAGGCCTTCCACACGGCCTACATGGAGCTGGGCGGGCTGGGCGAGCGTGTGCTGG GTTTCTGTCATCTCTACCTGCCAGCAGACGAGTTTCCAGAAACCTACTCATTTGACATAGACGCCATGAACTTTCCCACCTCCAACCTCTGTTTTGTGGGACTCTTGTCAATGATTGATCCCCCTCGGTCCACCGTGCCAGATGCAGTCACCAAATGCCGGAGTGCAGGGATCAAG GTTATTATGGTTACTGGCGATCATCCCATCACAGCCAAAGCTATTGCCAAGAGTGTGGGGATCATTTCAGCCAACAGTGAGACAGTGGAAGACATTGCGCATCGCCTCAGCATCCCTGTGGAGCAAGTTCACCAACG GGATGCCAAGGCCGCTGTAGTGACCGGCATGGAGCTGAAGGACATGAGCTCGGAACAGCTGGATGAGATCTTAGCCAACTACCAGGAGATTGTCTTTGCCCGGACATCCCCACAGCAGAAGCTGATCATTGTAGAGGGCTGTCAGAGGCAG GATGCCGTTGTTGCTGTGACAGGGGATGGAGTTAATGACTCTCCGGCTCTGAAGAAGGCAGACATCGGGATTGCCATGGGGATAGCAGGTTCTGACGCAGCCAAAAATGCAGCCGACATGGTCTTGCTGGACGACAACTTTGCATCCATTGTCACAGGGGTGGAGGAAG GTcgcctgatctttgacaacctcAAGAAGACTATTGCTTACACCCTGACCAAGAACATTGCCGAGCTGTGCCCCTTTCTGATCTACATCATTGCTGGGCTCCCCCTGCCCATTGGCACCATCACCATCTTGTTCATTGACTTAGGGACAGACATT ATCCCCTCCATCGCCCTGGCATACGAGAAGGCAGAGAGTGACATCATGAACAGGAAGCCTCGCCACAAGAAGAAGGACAGGCTGGTGAACGAGCAGCTCGCCGTGTACTCATACCTGCACATTG GCCTCATGCAAGCCCTGGGAGCTTTCCTTTTGTATTTCACCGTCTATGCGCAGGAGGGCTTTCTGCCCCACACTCTCATTAACTTGCGGGTAGAATGGGAGAGTGACAACGTGAATGATTTGGAAGACCACTATGGGCAGGAATGG ACAAGGTACCAGAGGGAATACCTAGAATGGACTGGCTACACGGCTTTCTTTGTTGGCATCTTGGTCCAGCAAATAGCAGATCTGATCATCAGGAAAACCCGGAGGAATTCAATCTTCCAGCAGGGTCTCTTCAG AAATAAAGTCATCTGGGTGGGGATCGCCTCACAGATCGTCATCGGGCTGATCCTGTCCTATGGCCTCGGAAGTATCACAGCGCTGAATTTCACCATGCTCAG GGCCCAGTACTGGTTTGTGGCTGTGCCACACGCCATCCTGATCTGGGTGTATGATGAGGTGCGGAAGCTCTTCATCAGGCTCTACCCTGGAA GCTGGTGGGATAAGAACATGTATTATTAA